One genomic segment of Hordeum vulgare subsp. vulgare chromosome 2H, MorexV3_pseudomolecules_assembly, whole genome shotgun sequence includes these proteins:
- the LOC123430619 gene encoding uncharacterized protein LOC123430619: protein MLAFAPPTKMSPCCPLLVFPAMTTAGLSREASVLLMLAAAIVALAWPCNALQLQDAALIDDVIMQAAEECYNGKHRRTGVTYPLSLPRSLSAVEGSVSRFRSGSLKRHGVRLLGEFSVPRGLVVAGRASAHVLGVRVNMGNLSAVYDEYASRGGGYRIVSPVLGLMFYGLEPRNGTAALEVRVTGAAIRVNFSMAVPALQPGVVPLCMAVWLNGSVAVTDVQAGSNTCHLRDQGHVALVLGGVGDGDAVVEDGEVSKWKLALFGAALGAGGTVLLGLVLVAMLSVQRRKSEMAEMERRAYEEEALRVAMVGHVRAPSACGSRTTPDELENEYRATL, encoded by the coding sequence ATGCTCGCTTTTGCTCCTCCAACAAAAATGTCCCCATGCTGTCCGCTCCTTGTATTTCCAGCAATGACGACCGCTGGCCTGAGTCGCGAGGCTTCCGTGCTGCTGATGCTCGCCGCGGCCATAGTCGCGCTCGCGTGGCCATGCAACGCGCTGCAGCTGCAGGACGCCGCCCTGATCGACGACGTCATCATGCAGGCCGCGGAGGAGTGTTACAACGGGAAGCACCGGCGGACGGGCGTCACGTACCCGCTCTCGCTCCCGCGCAGCCTGTCCGCCGTCGAGGGCAGCGTGTCGCGGTTCCGCTCCGGCAGCCTCAAGCGGCACGGCGTCCGTCTGTTGGGCGAGTTCTCCGTGCCCCGGGGGCTCGTCGTGGCCGGTCGTGCCAGCGCGCACGTCCTCGGCGTTCGCGTCAACATGGGGAACCTCTCGGCCGTGTATGACGAGTACGCGTCGAGGGGCGGCGGGTACCGCATCGTGTCACCGGTGCTCGGGCTCATGTTCTACGGCCTGGAGCCGCGCAACGGCACGGCCGCGCTCGAGGTCCGCGTCACGGGCGCCGCCATCCGCGTCAACTTCTCAATGGCGGTCCCGGCGCTCCAGCCAGGGGTCGTGCCGCTCTGCATGGCGGTGTGGCTAAACGGCAGCGTCGCCGTGACGGACGTGCAGGCCGGGAGCAACACTTGCCACCTGAGGGACCAAGGGCACGTCGCGCTCGTCCTGGGCGGAGTAGGCGACGGCGATGCGGTGGTGGAGGACGGGGAAGTGAGCAAGTGGAAGCTGGCATTGTTCGGCGCGGCGCTGGGCGCCGGCGGCACGGTGCTGCTGGGGCTGGTCCTCGTGGCGATGTTGAGCGTCCAGCGCCGCAAATCGGAGATGGCGGAGATGGAGCGGCGGGCGTACGAggaggaggcgctgcgcgtgGCCATGGTCGGCCACGTCCGTGCGCCGTCGGCGTGTGGGTCGCGCACCACGCCGGACGAGCTGGAGAACGAGTATCGTGCCACGTTGTGA